One genomic segment of Gottschalkia acidurici 9a includes these proteins:
- a CDS encoding copper amine oxidase N-terminal domain-containing protein translates to MSRVISIFIITILLMVSVPSYAIEESNIITIIDGELVEGGNESILKDSRLIVPLRIISEKLGYDVHWDSETATVKIENAENILQIGIGKKEAIFNGKILTIDVKPFIKNNITYVPLRFISEVFNREVSWDNNNRVAIVGDYTTKGYLEEENYFKYESLENGFSLKIPSELKDKLIIKESKNRVIFYDAYSHGDKTKDEGGLLFRVSKTYSPQVLDIIPGYLLNYDSGVYYIAEFASDVQYDPEDEVTSENYLELLNASRNLLRSFVVE, encoded by the coding sequence GTGTCAAGAGTTATTTCTATTTTTATAATTACTATTCTTTTAATGGTATCTGTTCCGAGTTATGCAATAGAAGAAAGTAATATAATCACTATAATAGATGGAGAACTAGTAGAAGGCGGAAATGAGTCAATTCTTAAAGATAGTAGATTGATAGTTCCTTTAAGAATTATAAGTGAAAAGCTAGGATATGATGTACATTGGGATTCTGAAACAGCGACTGTTAAGATAGAAAATGCAGAAAATATATTACAAATTGGTATTGGCAAAAAAGAAGCTATATTTAATGGAAAGATATTAACAATTGATGTAAAACCGTTTATAAAAAACAATATAACTTATGTTCCTTTGAGATTTATATCTGAAGTTTTTAATAGAGAAGTAAGCTGGGACAACAATAATAGAGTAGCGATAGTAGGAGATTATACAACAAAAGGATATTTAGAAGAAGAAAATTATTTTAAATATGAGTCTTTAGAAAATGGATTTAGTTTAAAAATACCAAGTGAACTTAAAGATAAACTAATAATAAAGGAAAGTAAAAACAGAGTTATCTTTTATGATGCATATAGCCATGGAGATAAAACAAAAGATGAGGGAGGTCTATTGTTTAGAGTTTCTAAAACTTATAGTCCACAAGTGTTAGACATTATTCCAGGGTATTTATTAAACTATGATAGCGGTGTTTACTATATAGCTGAGTTTGCATCAGATGTACAATATGATCCTGAAGATGAAGTGACAAGTGAAAATTATTTAGAACTATTAAATGCGTCAAGAAACCTTCTTCGTAGTTTTGTAGTGGAATAG
- a CDS encoding RNA polymerase sigma factor, giving the protein MNENQIIQQLKSGNYSNYDKIVNSYKNRVFGMAYKFTNDYDEAQDLAQEVFLKIYRQIKNFRGESKLSTWIYRISVNTCLDWKKKKEKMKNINFSNMVNEENKDQTIDIPDRSLMPDERIVKDESQQEIHSLIYDLSDKYKTVLIMYHFNEMTYQEIAKALDIPERTVETRLYRARRMLKERVAKACIREGNINEM; this is encoded by the coding sequence TTGAATGAAAATCAAATTATACAACAGTTGAAAAGTGGGAATTATTCTAATTATGATAAAATAGTGAACTCGTATAAAAATAGAGTGTTTGGAATGGCTTATAAATTTACAAATGACTATGATGAAGCTCAAGATTTAGCTCAGGAAGTTTTTTTAAAGATATATAGACAAATAAAAAACTTTAGAGGAGAAAGTAAGCTATCTACATGGATATATAGAATATCCGTAAACACTTGCTTAGATTGGAAAAAGAAAAAAGAAAAGATGAAAAATATAAACTTCTCAAATATGGTTAATGAAGAGAATAAAGATCAAACTATAGATATACCAGATAGAAGTCTAATGCCGGATGAAAGAATAGTAAAAGATGAAAGTCAACAAGAAATACACAGTCTAATATATGACTTATCAGACAAGTATAAAACTGTTCTTATAATGTATCATTTTAATGAAATGACTTATCAAGAAATAGCAAAAGCGTTAGATATACCAGAAAGAACCGTAGAAACAAGGCTTTATAGGGCTAGAAGAATGCTAAAAGAAAGAGTAGCTAAAGCGTGTATAAGAGAGGGGAATATAAATGAAATGTGA
- a CDS encoding tetratricopeptide repeat protein, whose product MSRLDNYFKKKTKNISFIEIQPDSYIEVSGHKVEKEIPLPIVVDELIDEIQRGDGLDEIKFASFIKGIIYTIGVDPEFKYFEAYKKILYSYDKKIEEYILYISLKSINEGSLESGLIGLRALYFLNEDNLYGKYNYALALEERAKESLNLKDTELANAFLNGSTTILEEILNADSSFHLAYYKLGYHYKNRSEFKKCQLTWEKFLRIGKEEELLQEVRENLDSIKDDVIYEEGYSSILNGDPQSGLDKLLPLEPKYENWWNLYFMIGLGFRQLNLFEEAKGYFEKVLEIEEDQVDAINELGLCLVYLGETISGIQKFTKAIELRPNDYEIMCNRGMSYLQMNDIENAQRDILKAYNINPNDEITIACKNELEKSIM is encoded by the coding sequence ATGAGTAGACTAGATAATTATTTTAAGAAGAAAACGAAGAACATATCCTTTATAGAAATACAGCCAGATTCATATATAGAAGTAAGTGGACATAAAGTTGAAAAAGAAATACCGCTTCCTATAGTAGTAGATGAGCTTATAGATGAAATACAAAGGGGAGATGGATTAGATGAGATAAAATTTGCTTCATTTATAAAGGGTATAATATATACTATAGGGGTAGATCCAGAGTTTAAATATTTTGAAGCCTATAAAAAGATATTATATAGCTATGATAAAAAAATAGAAGAGTATATACTTTATATAAGTCTAAAAAGTATAAACGAAGGTTCTTTAGAAAGTGGACTAATAGGGTTAAGAGCATTATACTTTTTAAATGAAGATAATTTATATGGTAAATACAACTATGCATTAGCCCTTGAAGAAAGAGCTAAAGAATCACTCAACTTAAAAGACACTGAACTTGCAAATGCATTTTTAAATGGTTCAACAACAATATTAGAGGAAATATTAAATGCTGACTCTAGTTTTCATTTAGCGTATTACAAACTAGGATATCATTATAAAAATAGAAGTGAATTTAAAAAGTGTCAATTGACATGGGAGAAGTTTTTAAGAATAGGAAAAGAAGAAGAACTTCTTCAGGAAGTAAGAGAAAACTTAGACTCTATAAAAGATGATGTTATATATGAAGAAGGATATAGTAGTATATTGAACGGTGATCCACAAAGTGGTCTAGATAAATTACTTCCTTTGGAACCTAAATACGAAAACTGGTGGAACTTATATTTTATGATAGGATTAGGCTTTAGACAATTAAACTTATTTGAAGAAGCTAAAGGATACTTCGAAAAAGTATTAGAAATAGAAGAGGATCAGGTAGACGCGATAAATGAATTAGGATTATGTTTAGTATATTTGGGAGAAACTATAAGTGGAATACAAAAATTTACGAAGGCTATAGAGTTAAGACCTAATGATTATGAAATTATGTGCAATAGAGGAATGTCATATTTGCAAATGAATGATATTGAAAATGCTCAAAGAGATATTCTTAAAGCGTATAATATAAATCCTAATGATGAAATAACTATAGCGTGTAAGAATGAACTAGAAAAAAGTATTATGTAG
- a CDS encoding amidase domain-containing protein — MDYNFKKTDTELFPYNRINAYRYAKRWALDRNPRFYDFEDLGGDCTNFASQVLYAGGCPMNYTKWTGWYYNNLNDRAAAWTGVEYLYKFLINNKGRGPVGRLCDIKEIEIGDIVQLNFEQDNIFNHSPVVVRIERPINPDNIFIAAHTDDRFDYRLSNYYYTDIRFIHIEGYRY; from the coding sequence GTGGACTATAACTTTAAAAAAACAGATACAGAGCTTTTTCCGTACAATAGAATAAATGCTTATAGATATGCTAAGAGATGGGCATTAGACAGAAATCCTAGATTTTATGACTTTGAAGATCTAGGGGGTGACTGTACAAACTTTGCATCACAAGTTCTATATGCTGGAGGTTGCCCTATGAACTATACGAAATGGACTGGATGGTATTATAATAACTTAAATGATAGAGCAGCAGCTTGGACAGGTGTAGAATATTTATATAAGTTTTTAATAAACAATAAAGGAAGGGGACCTGTAGGGAGGCTCTGTGATATAAAGGAGATAGAAATAGGAGATATTGTACAATTAAACTTTGAACAGGATAATATATTTAATCATTCACCAGTAGTTGTAAGGATAGAAAGACCTATAAATCCAGATAATATTTTTATAGCAGCGCATACTGATGATAGATTTGACTATAGACTATCAAACTATTATTATACAGATATAAGATTTATTCATATAGAAGGATATAGATATTGA
- a CDS encoding SdpI family protein yields MKNKKISIVLISIILLSILATTMIYDKLPDQIPSHWNIKGEVDDFQSKTFVYFTATLPLLMYALMKILPKLDPKRRSYAKHGKAYEIFIVVMTLFIILIHWLTVAYALGYNIEISSVIQISLGVVFSTFGNYMSQIRHNYSFGIKTPWTLASETVWKKTHRLGGYVFFLIGILFIIGGFVGSEISYYITIGPLILSTIGLSVYSYIIYRKENPE; encoded by the coding sequence ATGAAAAATAAAAAAATAAGTATAGTATTAATCTCTATTATCCTTTTATCAATATTAGCAACTACAATGATTTATGACAAGCTGCCAGATCAAATTCCTAGCCATTGGAATATTAAAGGAGAGGTTGACGACTTTCAAAGTAAAACATTTGTATATTTCACAGCGACACTTCCATTATTAATGTATGCACTAATGAAGATACTACCCAAATTAGATCCAAAGAGAAGATCTTATGCTAAGCATGGAAAGGCTTATGAAATATTTATAGTTGTGATGACTTTGTTTATTATATTAATCCATTGGTTAACTGTAGCATATGCACTTGGCTATAATATAGAGATATCAAGTGTTATTCAAATATCACTGGGAGTAGTTTTTTCAACATTTGGAAACTACATGTCTCAAATTAGACATAACTATTCATTTGGTATAAAAACCCCATGGACACTAGCAAGTGAGACAGTATGGAAGAAAACACATAGGTTAGGAGGATATGTGTTTTTCTTGATAGGGATACTGTTTATAATAGGAGGATTTGTTGGTAGTGAAATAAGTTACTATATAACAATAGGGCCTCTAATATTATCAACAATAGGACTGTCAGTATACTCATATATAATATATAGGAAAGAAAACCCTGAATAG
- a CDS encoding autorepressor SdpR family transcription factor — MNQAFKALSDPTRRKILELLKEKDMTAGEIAEQFKISKPSISHHLNALKSSDLVLWEKDGQNIIYSLNTTVLQEIMKWTFDFLENRREQNEK; from the coding sequence GTGAATCAAGCATTTAAAGCACTTTCAGATCCAACAAGAAGAAAAATATTAGAGTTGCTTAAAGAAAAGGATATGACAGCAGGTGAAATAGCAGAACAATTTAAAATAAGTAAGCCTTCTATTAGTCATCATCTAAATGCATTAAAAAGTTCAGATCTAGTACTGTGGGAGAAGGATGGGCAAAATATAATATATTCTTTAAATACGACTGTACTACAGGAGATCATGAAGTGGACATTTGATTTTTTAGAAAATAGGAGGGAGCAGAATGAAAAATAA
- the argS gene encoding arginine--tRNA ligase yields the protein MIDFKSEVTKLISEKVDGFTQSDIETIIEVPPNYELGDYALPCFRFAKTLRKAPNIIAEDIAKSLEGNKYFEKIENTGGYVNFFVNKALLLESVLKEVVDKKENFGSSTMGNGGKVVIDYSSPNIAKLFHVGHLRSTVIGNSIYKIYKFLGFNPIGVNHLGDWGTQFGKMICAYNKWGNKADIEKEPIKALQSLYVKFHEEAEKDPTLEDEGREWFKKLENNDEEAKKIWKWFVELSLEEFSRIYKLLKVDFDYYTGESFYEDKMDRVVEMIKEKNILVESKGAYVVDLEEYKMPPCLVIKSDGTTIYATRDITAAIYRKETFDFVKAIYLTDYAQNLHFAQFFKVLELMGYDWAKNLEHVPFGRVSTEEGKLQTRKGNVILLDDLLSRSIEKVREVIEEKNPELENKDEVAKMVGIGAVIFNDLSNSRIKDIVFNWDKMLSFEGETGPYVQYTYVRAKSVLSRAQYDITTDIDYSLLNNDESINVVRLLETFPHAIVSAMEKNEPSFISKHVIDLAQAFSRFYHECPIIVEDESLQKARLLLVYSVSVVLKTGLGLLGIETPEKM from the coding sequence ATGATAGATTTTAAAAGCGAAGTAACGAAATTAATAAGTGAAAAGGTAGATGGATTTACTCAAAGTGATATTGAAACAATAATAGAAGTACCACCTAACTATGAGTTAGGAGACTATGCACTACCTTGTTTTAGATTTGCAAAGACACTAAGAAAAGCTCCTAATATAATAGCAGAAGATATAGCAAAGAGTTTAGAAGGAAATAAATACTTTGAAAAGATAGAAAATACAGGTGGATATGTTAACTTCTTTGTTAATAAAGCACTATTATTAGAGAGCGTTTTAAAAGAAGTTGTGGATAAAAAAGAAAACTTTGGTTCAAGTACTATGGGAAATGGCGGAAAGGTAGTTATAGACTATTCATCTCCTAATATAGCAAAGTTATTTCACGTTGGACATTTAAGATCAACTGTTATAGGTAATTCAATATATAAAATATATAAATTCTTAGGATTTAATCCTATAGGGGTTAACCACTTAGGAGATTGGGGAACACAATTTGGTAAGATGATATGTGCATATAACAAGTGGGGTAATAAAGCAGATATAGAAAAAGAACCTATAAAGGCACTACAATCGCTATATGTTAAATTCCATGAAGAGGCTGAAAAAGATCCCACTCTTGAAGATGAAGGTAGAGAGTGGTTTAAAAAGCTAGAAAACAATGATGAAGAAGCTAAAAAGATTTGGAAATGGTTCGTAGAACTAAGCTTAGAAGAGTTTTCAAGAATATATAAATTACTAAAGGTTGATTTTGACTACTATACAGGTGAAAGTTTTTATGAGGATAAAATGGATAGAGTAGTTGAAATGATAAAAGAAAAAAATATTTTAGTAGAAAGTAAAGGGGCATATGTAGTAGATTTAGAGGAGTACAAAATGCCACCATGTTTAGTTATTAAAAGTGATGGAACAACTATATATGCTACAAGAGATATAACTGCTGCGATATATAGAAAAGAAACATTTGATTTTGTAAAGGCTATCTATCTTACTGATTATGCTCAAAACCTACACTTCGCACAGTTCTTTAAGGTACTAGAACTTATGGGATATGATTGGGCTAAAAACTTAGAACATGTTCCATTTGGTAGAGTTAGTACAGAAGAAGGAAAGCTTCAAACTAGAAAAGGAAATGTTATACTTTTAGATGATCTTCTAAGTAGATCAATAGAAAAGGTTAGAGAAGTAATTGAAGAAAAGAATCCAGAGCTTGAAAATAAAGATGAAGTTGCAAAAATGGTTGGTATAGGTGCAGTTATATTTAATGATTTAAGTAACAGTAGAATAAAAGATATAGTATTTAACTGGGATAAGATGTTAAGTTTTGAAGGTGAAACAGGGCCTTATGTTCAATATACTTACGTTAGAGCAAAAAGTGTATTGAGTAGAGCTCAATATGATATAACTACTGATATAGATTATTCACTACTAAATAATGATGAGTCAATAAATGTGGTGAGATTATTAGAAACATTCCCGCATGCTATAGTATCAGCTATGGAAAAAAATGAACCTTCATTTATATCTAAACATGTGATAGACTTAGCTCAAGCATTCAGTAGATTCTATCATGAATGTCCTATAATAGTAGAGGATGAGAGTTTACAAAAAGCTAGATTATTATTGGTTTACTCCGTATCTGTAGTGTTAAAGACTGGACTAGGACTCCTTGGTATTGAAACACCAGAGAAAATGTAA
- a CDS encoding B12-binding domain-containing radical SAM protein translates to MNILITTLNSKFIHTALSIRYLKSYCKDEFPNIEIEEYTINQNTDYITGEIFKKNPDIVAFSSYIWNIEQILEISERLKLINKDITIILGGPEVSYNSEEILKENPFIDFIIYGEGEETFKELLLNIKNKKDFRNVQGIVHREDENIYVNPPRDLIQNLDSIPSPFDDDIEAFKNRIVYFESSRGCPFNCQFCLSSTIKGVRFFSIERVKSDLKKLIDLGVKQVKFVDRTFNAKKGYAMEIMRFIISQNVKDINFHFEVTAHLIEDDMLEFLRTVDEGLFQFEVGVQSTNPMTLEAIDRQTDFNKLSKVVDQINSYNNIHLHLDLIAGLPHENYNSFKKSFNDVYGLRPHKLQLGFLKLLKGSELRKRKDDYGFKFINKPSYEVMETKDISYRELLKLKQIEDLVEKYGNEGYFKNSIEYIIENFFESPFDFYSEFADFWETKKYNEASHNRLSLYKKLYEFSEGFVKGDIELIREFIKFDLILNTKSPNIPEYLNNEKKENLKTMRHDFLQNDKNLKAYLPRYADTPVKRILNDVHFEGFNYDIKYIIENKYKKESIKYVNRIYLFVYNLENKVFDKCEVFDITKRYLKERGA, encoded by the coding sequence ATGAACATCTTAATAACAACGTTAAATTCAAAATTTATACACACAGCTCTTTCTATAAGATATTTAAAAAGTTATTGTAAAGATGAATTTCCTAATATAGAAATAGAAGAATATACTATAAACCAAAATACAGATTATATAACTGGTGAGATATTTAAGAAGAATCCTGATATAGTGGCTTTTTCAAGTTATATATGGAATATAGAACAGATATTAGAGATATCTGAGAGGCTAAAACTTATAAATAAAGATATAACTATAATACTAGGTGGACCCGAAGTATCATATAATAGCGAAGAGATTTTAAAAGAGAATCCTTTTATAGATTTTATAATATATGGAGAAGGAGAAGAAACATTTAAAGAGTTACTTTTGAATATAAAAAATAAAAAAGATTTTAGAAATGTACAAGGTATTGTTCATAGAGAAGATGAAAATATATATGTAAACCCTCCAAGAGATCTTATCCAAAACTTGGATTCTATACCTTCACCTTTTGATGACGATATAGAGGCGTTCAAAAATAGAATTGTTTATTTTGAAAGTTCTAGAGGTTGTCCTTTTAACTGTCAATTTTGCTTATCATCTACAATAAAAGGTGTTAGATTTTTTTCAATTGAGAGAGTAAAAAGTGATCTCAAAAAATTAATAGATTTGGGAGTTAAACAGGTTAAGTTTGTAGATAGAACCTTCAACGCTAAAAAAGGATATGCGATGGAGATAATGAGATTTATAATAAGCCAAAATGTTAAAGATATAAACTTTCACTTTGAAGTTACAGCACACCTAATAGAAGATGATATGCTTGAATTTCTTAGAACTGTAGATGAGGGATTATTTCAATTTGAGGTAGGAGTACAATCTACAAATCCTATGACACTAGAGGCTATAGATAGACAAACTGATTTCAATAAGTTATCTAAGGTTGTAGATCAAATAAATAGTTATAATAATATACATCTACACTTAGACCTAATAGCGGGACTTCCACATGAAAATTACAATAGTTTTAAGAAATCATTTAATGATGTATATGGGCTTAGACCACATAAGCTTCAACTAGGATTTTTAAAACTATTAAAAGGATCAGAATTAAGGAAAAGGAAAGATGACTATGGATTTAAGTTCATAAATAAGCCGTCTTATGAGGTTATGGAAACTAAAGATATTAGCTATAGAGAGCTTTTGAAATTAAAGCAGATAGAAGACTTAGTTGAAAAGTATGGAAATGAAGGATACTTTAAAAATTCTATAGAATATATTATTGAGAACTTCTTTGAATCTCCATTTGACTTTTATAGTGAGTTTGCAGATTTCTGGGAAACTAAAAAGTATAATGAAGCCTCACACAACAGACTTTCTTTGTATAAAAAGCTCTATGAGTTTTCTGAAGGATTTGTAAAAGGAGATATTGAATTAATACGTGAATTTATTAAATTTGATTTAATACTTAATACAAAGTCTCCTAATATACCTGAGTATCTTAATAATGAGAAAAAAGAAAATTTAAAGACTATGAGGCATGATTTCTTACAAAATGATAAGAACTTAAAAGCATATCTTCCACGATATGCAGATACTCCTGTTAAGAGGATATTAAACGATGTTCATTTTGAAGGGTTTAATTATGATATCAAATATATTATAGAAAATAAATATAAAAAGGAATCTATAAAATATGTAAATAGAATTTATTTATTTGTCTATAATCTAGAAAATAAGGTATTTGATAAATGTGAGGTATTCGATATTACAAAAAGATATTTAAAAGAGAGAGGAGCGTAA
- a CDS encoding M1 family metallopeptidase: MNKRRFLSTILVLVILLSSFQFGFAVDLENITKYDLNITLNTNDHTVDGEQKVTFTNTYNSDLNDLVFHLYPDSYKSPDTLAAIGGMYFMDEEELGEEIKGYIKVKQVYINGEEVKYTDNNQILKINMKEPLKKGEKVDVKIEFTMKIPEGSHRLHYSQGVYSLTNWYPVLSIYNEKDKKWDENPFHPIGESNYSDVSDYNVNLTVPKQMVVAPTGSIIGEKEDGENKTLTIKAEKVREFVIIMSNEYKVKTTEVDGIKISNYYLIEDKKDSREADMVLDEVAKAMKFMNKTIGKYPYDELRITETPLSGGAMEYPQVIQMGRYWEPGDINIEEGVNFTIEAAVHETMHQWWYVAVGNNEFKEPFLDESLTVFTTAYYFEKQYGKNHENGIDYAIRNSMYMSDNSPVNSSVDQFRNWGDYGETIYRKGPAFFEYLKQKVGEEKFVKILSTYYDEYKFKNATIEGLLSVIEEIGGKDIKNSMEDGLLKPNYFSQSIKLTQEEEQFRYRNMRKRYLNGLEKRNGLVIGSIDLRVLEGEEVLIVKPEHLNENDSAKVEQFIQMLVDETMMQYNLKINVKEEKDLIETDKQANLIVIGYPDKNEIIKEMSSELPIKIDEDTIYVDGVSIKNEKVTGAFIAENPNNKEKLILVIFLDENSNVENNEDMAYNNLMYKYNPMYSDNEQFIINIGDIEIKGKYNTSK, translated from the coding sequence ATGAACAAAAGAAGGTTTTTATCAACTATATTAGTTTTAGTAATATTGCTAAGTAGTTTTCAATTCGGGTTTGCAGTAGATTTAGAAAATATAACTAAGTATGATTTGAATATAACTTTAAATACTAATGATCATACTGTAGATGGAGAGCAAAAAGTAACTTTCACCAATACATATAATTCAGACTTAAATGATTTGGTATTTCATCTTTATCCAGATTCTTATAAGTCCCCTGATACATTAGCAGCTATAGGTGGTATGTACTTTATGGATGAAGAAGAATTAGGAGAAGAAATAAAGGGTTATATTAAGGTAAAACAAGTATATATTAATGGTGAAGAAGTTAAGTATACAGATAATAATCAAATATTGAAAATAAATATGAAGGAACCATTAAAAAAAGGTGAAAAGGTAGATGTAAAAATTGAATTCACTATGAAAATTCCTGAGGGAAGTCATCGTCTTCACTATTCACAAGGAGTATACTCTCTAACAAATTGGTATCCCGTCTTATCTATATATAATGAGAAAGATAAAAAATGGGATGAGAACCCATTCCACCCTATTGGAGAGTCTAACTACAGTGATGTCTCAGATTATAATGTAAATCTTACTGTACCTAAGCAGATGGTAGTGGCTCCAACAGGTAGTATAATAGGAGAGAAAGAAGACGGAGAAAATAAAACTCTAACGATAAAGGCTGAAAAAGTTAGAGAGTTTGTTATCATTATGAGTAATGAATATAAAGTAAAGACTACAGAAGTAGATGGAATTAAAATTAGTAACTATTATCTTATAGAAGACAAAAAGGATAGTAGAGAAGCTGATATGGTATTAGATGAAGTAGCTAAGGCAATGAAGTTTATGAATAAAACAATAGGAAAATATCCTTATGATGAGTTAAGAATAACAGAAACACCTTTATCAGGAGGAGCTATGGAATATCCTCAGGTAATACAGATGGGAAGATACTGGGAACCAGGAGATATAAACATAGAAGAGGGAGTTAACTTCACAATAGAAGCTGCAGTTCATGAGACAATGCACCAATGGTGGTATGTAGCAGTGGGAAATAATGAATTTAAGGAGCCTTTTCTAGACGAATCTTTAACAGTATTCACTACCGCTTATTACTTCGAAAAACAATATGGAAAAAATCATGAAAATGGAATTGACTATGCTATAAGAAATTCAATGTATATGTCGGATAACTCTCCTGTAAATAGTAGTGTAGATCAGTTTAGAAATTGGGGTGACTATGGAGAGACTATATATAGAAAAGGACCTGCTTTCTTCGAATACCTAAAACAAAAAGTAGGAGAAGAAAAGTTTGTAAAGATACTTAGCACATATTATGATGAATATAAGTTTAAGAATGCAACCATAGAGGGATTATTAAGTGTAATAGAAGAAATAGGAGGAAAAGATATTAAGAACTCTATGGAAGATGGACTGTTAAAGCCAAACTATTTTTCACAAAGCATAAAATTAACTCAAGAAGAAGAGCAGTTTCGTTATAGAAATATGAGAAAACGCTATTTGAATGGATTAGAAAAAAGAAATGGATTAGTGATAGGAAGTATAGATCTTAGAGTTTTAGAAGGAGAAGAAGTATTAATAGTAAAGCCAGAACATTTAAATGAAAATGATTCAGCTAAAGTTGAGCAGTTTATTCAAATGTTAGTAGATGAGACTATGATGCAGTATAATTTAAAAATAAATGTCAAAGAGGAAAAAGATTTAATAGAAACAGATAAGCAAGCTAATTTAATAGTTATTGGGTATCCAGATAAAAATGAGATAATTAAAGAAATGAGTTCTGAACTACCTATAAAAATAGATGAGGATACTATCTATGTGGATGGAGTATCTATTAAAAATGAAAAAGTTACTGGAGCTTTTATAGCAGAGAATCCTAACAATAAAGAAAAACTAATACTAGTGATATTTTTAGATGAGAACTCTAATGTAGAAAACAATGAAGATATGGCATATAATAACTTAATGTATAAGTATAATCCAATGTATAGTGATAATGAGCAGTTTATAATAAATATAGGAGACATAGAGATCAAGGGAAAATATAATACTAGCAAATAA
- a CDS encoding zf-HC2 domain-containing protein: protein MKCEEAMDKMDRYIEQSLTDIEAFNIKKHISNCVRCKKEYDDMEKMFFILSNHNTVITPIDFTSGVISKVKVYEGKKSIKETFIFKWVTSIIAAGAVAAVFNITQYKPVNLFSEIYKSSIGINKMILSPIDKISESMKEIAGIF from the coding sequence ATGAAATGTGAGGAAGCAATGGATAAAATGGATAGATATATAGAGCAAAGCCTTACTGATATAGAGGCGTTTAATATAAAGAAACATATATCCAATTGTGTCCGATGCAAAAAAGAATATGATGATATGGAAAAGATGTTCTTTATTTTGTCAAATCACAATACGGTTATAACTCCTATTGACTTTACTAGCGGTGTTATAAGTAAAGTTAAAGTATACGAGGGTAAAAAAAGCATAAAAGAAACTTTTATATTTAAATGGGTTACTAGTATTATAGCGGCAGGAGCAGTCGCTGCTGTTTTTAATATAACTCAATATAAACCAGTAAATCTATTTTCAGAAATATATAAAAGTAGTATAGGAATAAATAAAATGATATTAAGTCCAATAGATAAAATTTCAGAAAGTATGAAAGAGATAGCAGGCATATTTTAA
- a CDS encoding DUF523 domain-containing protein: MYIISACLAGIDCKYDGKNNKNEKILKLVQEGKAILVCPEQLGGLSTPRLPSEIVPDNGNVKVISNNGKDVTENFLKGAEETLKIAKMMGIKKAILKARSPSCGYGKIYDGTFSKTIIKGNGVTSELLEKNGIKIYTEEDL; encoded by the coding sequence ATGTATATAATAAGTGCTTGCTTAGCAGGAATAGACTGTAAATATGATGGGAAAAACAATAAAAATGAAAAGATCTTAAAACTAGTACAAGAAGGTAAAGCTATTTTAGTATGTCCAGAACAATTAGGAGGTCTAAGCACCCCTAGACTACCTAGCGAAATAGTGCCTGATAATGGAAATGTAAAAGTTATATCAAACAATGGAAAAGATGTAACAGAAAACTTTCTTAAGGGAGCAGAAGAAACTCTTAAAATAGCAAAAATGATGGGAATAAAAAAAGCAATATTAAAGGCTAGAAGTCCTTCTTGTGGATATGGGAAAATATATGATGGAACTTTTTCGAAGACTATCATTAAAGGAAATGGAGTAACATCTGAGTTATTAGAGAAAAATGGAATAAAGATATATACTGAAGAGGACTTGTGA